The Pongo abelii isolate AG06213 chromosome 21, NHGRI_mPonAbe1-v2.0_pri, whole genome shotgun sequence genome has a window encoding:
- the DEFB118 gene encoding defensin beta 118 — MKLLLLALPMLVLLPQVIPAYSGEKKCWNRSGHCRKQCKDGEAVKDTCKNLRACCVPSNEDHRRVPTTSPTPLSDSTRGVIDDILTVRFTTDYFEVSSKKNMVEESEAGQGTQTSLPNVHHSS, encoded by the exons ATGAAACTCCTGCTGCTGGCTCTTCCTATGCTTGTGCTCCTACCCCAAGTGATCCCAG CCTATAGTGGTGAAAAAAAATGCTGGAACAGATCAGGGCACTGCAGGAAACAATGCAAAGATGGAGAAGCAGTGAAAGATACATGCAAAAATCTTCGAGCTTGCTGCGTTCCATCCAATGAAGACCACAGGCGAGTTCCTACGACATCTCCCACACCCTTGAGTGACTCAACACGAGGAGTTATTGATGATATTTTAACAGTAAGGTTCACTACAGACTACTTTGAAGTAAGCAGCAAGAAAAATATGGTTGAAGAGTCTGAGGCGGGACAGGGAACGCAGACCTCTCTTCCAAATGTTCACCATAGCTCATGA